Genomic window (Granulicella arctica):
TGTCACCAGCCTTCTCGAGGCCCATCACGAGCACATCGTTCGAAGGGGCGAGGCCATCATCGGAGGTGACGACGAGGATCGGGCGCGAAGCGAGCTTCAACGCTTGATTGGCGAGCGACCACTCCTTCGCATGCGCGATAAGATCGCGAGCGAGGCTTTCGGGGGTACAGCCTGCGAGCGGGGCAATGCCTTCTGCGGCGAGCTTCTTGCCGATCGGGCCGACCGCTTCCTCCTGCTTGCCTGCAAGAACGGCAGGAAGGGCGAACCCGGCCATATCGGCGGCGGAGATGAGACCGATGGCTTTGACTGCCGGATCGGTAGCTCCGACGTTTGCGGCAATCATGCCGCCCATGCTGTGGCCGATGAGGACGAGGTACTTCGGGTCGGCGTGGAATTTGGCTGCGTTGGCAGGATCGCGGAGGTAGGCGAGCGCGGCGTGCGTGTCCTCGATGGAGTGCGTAAAGGAAAAGTCACCAGGCGTTCCCCAGGAGCCACGATAGTCGAAGAAGAGGACGTCCCAACCGGCACGGCGGATGGTTTGCGCGAGGTCGAGATTGCGCTCATTGCCGGGGAAGCCGTGGAGCAGCAGCACGACAGGATGCGGACCGGAACCCGCAGCGATGTAGACCAGGCCATTCAATAACGCGCCATGGCTAGGAATCTGGATGGACTGCATGGCAGCGGGCGCGGCTTTGTCGAGCGCGGGATCGTCGCTGATGGCGGCAAGTTGCTGAGCGTACAGGGACGGCACAAACAGGAGGGCAGATGACAGGAGAAGTTTGCGCAGGAGCATGGGGCGATTGTAGTGGACACTCCCGTAGAGAGAGAATGGCTACCATGTTTCATGCTCCATTCTCAGAATGGAGGCATCGAAAGAGTACAGTCGGAACGAAGAGAGATCTTCCAAGGAGAGCATGATGAATCGCAGTGCGAGCGCAGTGTGGCATGGTGGATTGAAAGACGGTAAGGGAACGATTTCGACCCAGAGCGGCGCGGTCAAGGACCTGCAATATAGCTTTGGATCACGCTTCGAGAGTGGCGTTGGAACCAATCCTGAGGAGTTGCTGGGTGCGGCCCATGCGGGCTGTTTCTCGATGGCGCTGAGCGCACAGTTTACCGAGGCTGGTCTTAAGCCGGACACGATTGAGACGACGGCCGTCGTGACGCTCGATATGCTTCCAGAGGGACCGACGATCACGAAGATTCACCTGACGA
Coding sequences:
- a CDS encoding alpha/beta hydrolase; translated protein: MLLRKLLLSSALLFVPSLYAQQLAAISDDPALDKAAPAAMQSIQIPSHGALLNGLVYIAAGSGPHPVVLLLHGFPGNERNLDLAQTIRRAGWDVLFFDYRGSWGTPGDFSFTHSIEDTHAALAYLRDPANAAKFHADPKYLVLIGHSMGGMIAANVGATDPAVKAIGLISAADMAGFALPAVLAGKQEEAVGPIGKKLAAEGIAPLAGCTPESLARDLIAHAKEWSLANQALKLASRPILVVTSDDGLAPSNDVLVMGLEKAGDKQVTAIHIATDHSYSDRRIALETAVLDSLSHLKPQ
- a CDS encoding OsmC family protein, coding for MNRSASAVWHGGLKDGKGTISTQSGAVKDLQYSFGSRFESGVGTNPEELLGAAHAGCFSMALSAQFTEAGLKPDTIETTAVVTLDMLPEGPTITKIHLTTKVTAPGVDKAKFDELANNAKLGCPLSKVLKAAEITLDAQLVS